A segment of the Leclercia adecarboxylata genome:
AACCCGATCCTGCTGTACATGAAAGGTTCTCCGAAACTGCCAAGCTGTGGTTTCTCCGCTCAGGCGGTCCAGGCGCTGTCTGCCTGTGGCGAACGTTTTGCTTACGTTGATATTCTGCAGAACCCGGATATCCGCGCTGAGCTGCCAAAATACGCAAACTGGCCGACCTTCCCACAGCTGTGGGTTGACGGTGAGCTGGTTGGCGGTTGCGACATCCTGATTGAAATGTATCAGCGCGGTGAACTGCAACAGCTGATCAAAGAGACGGCTGCGAAATACAAATCTGAAGAGCCAGGCGCCGAGTGATTTACCGGGCCCGGTAAATAAAAAAGCGACCACAAGGTCGCTTTTTTTATGCGTTGCTGTCGGCTTCCGGCAGCGGCCAGCCGCCAAGGCGTTTCCAGCGGTTCACAATTTCACAAAACAGCTCCGTGGTGCGCTCGGTATCGTACAGGGCAGAGTGCGCCTGGGTGCCATCAAACTCAATACCGGCGGTAATGCAGGCCTTCGACAGCACGGTTTGCCCCAGCGCCAGCCCGCTTAATGCGGCGGTATCGAAGGTCACAAACGGGTGGAACGGATTACGCTTCAGGGAGGCGCGCTCGGCGGCGGCCATCATAAAGCTGTGATCGAAGGTCGCGTTATGCGCCACCATAATCGCGCGATTACAGTTCTGGTCTTTCATGCCCTTGCGGACCATTTTGAAAATGGCATGCAGCGCCTCATATTCACTGACCGCCCCGCGCAGTGGGTTATGCGGATCAATGCCGTTAAACGCCAGCGCCTCCGGCTGCAGGTTCGCCCCTTCGAAAGGTTCGACGTGGAAATGCAGCGTGGAGTCCGGCAGCAGATCGCCTTGCTCATCCATTTTCAACGTGATGGCGGCAATTTCCAGCAGCGCATCGGTTTTGGCATTAAATCCAGCGGTTTCGACATCAATGACGACAGGATAAAAACCACGAAAACGGTCGCACAGACCGGTAAGTTGAGCGTTATCGGACATCTGGATCTCTTACAAGGGGAAAAAAGCAGTGGGCATTATGGCAAATTTTGCAATGGGATGCAGTAAAACAACGGGCGCATGGCGCGCCCGTCAGGATCAGTTGCCCAGACCGCGACCGGCGTCTTTGGCTTCGATCAGTTCGATTTTGTAACCGTCTGGATCTTCGACAAACGCAATCACCGTGGTGCCGCCTTTAACCGGACCCGCTTCACGGGTGACGTTTCCGCCGTTGCTACGGATACGCTCGCAGGCTTCCGCGGCGTTATCTACTTCCAGCGCGATATGGCCGTAGGCGGTACCCAGCTCGTAGCTATCAACACCCCAGTTGTAAGTCAGCTCAATTACCGCTTCTTCGCTCTCTTCGCCGTAACCGACAAAGGCGAGGGAGTATTTGTATTCCGGGTTTTCGCTGGTGCGCAGCAGGGTCATGCCCAGCACATTGGTGTAGAACTCGATGGAACGTTGCAGATCGCCAACGCGCAGCATGGTGTGAAGTAGGCGCATATTATCCTCTTAGCTTTTTATCATCTTGAACAGAAACGATGTTTTAGTATAGCGGCGAATTGTCGCCGCTATCAATGAAGGGATTATAAAGAAGGATAATCGGTATAACCTTCCGCGCCGCCGCCGTAGAAGCTCTCCGGACGCTGCGGGTTCAGCTCGGCCTTGCGCTCGAGGCGCGCCACCAGATCCGGGTTGGCGATGTAGGCGCGGCCAAAGGCTACGGCGTCAATCAGCCCTTTGTTGATCAGATCTTCTGCTTTCTCTGGCGTATAGGCACCGGCACCGATGATCACGCCCGGGAAAACGTCGCGCACTTTCTGGCGGAAGGCGTCGGTGTAAGGCTCGCCGCCGGCCCAGTCTGGCTCAGACATGTGCAGATAGGCGATGCCGCGTTTTGCCAGCTCTTCAATCAGGTAGAGCGCGTCGGCTTCTTCGTTCGGGCCGTTGTCGACGTTCTGGAAGGATCCGATTGGCGAAACGCGGATCCCGATGCGATCGGCGCTCCACTCTTGTGATACGGCATCAATCACCTCCAGCACCAGACGGGCGCGGTTCTCTACGCTGCCGCCGTACTGGTCGGTACGCTGGTTAGAAGACGGTGACAGGAACTGGTGCAGCAGATAGCCGTGGGCACCGTGCAGTTCGACCAGGTCGAAACCGGCTTCACGAGCATTGGCGACCGCCTGACGAAAATCGTTAACGATGCCCGGGATCTCGTCCAGCTCCAGCGCGCGCGGCGTGGTAGTGTCGACGCGGATCGCATGGCCGTTTTCATCACGCAGGGAGGTGCGGGTGCCCGCATTGAGGGCAGAAGCAGAAACCGGAGCCTCGCCGCCAGGCTGGATGCTGCTGTGAGAGATACGACCGGTGTGCCACAGCTGGACCGCGATGCGACCCTCTTCGGCATGCACGCCGTCGGTGATCTTCTTCCACGCCGCGATCTGTTCCGGGCTGTGCAGGCCAGGGGCACCCGCATAGCCTTTGGCCTGTGCGGAGATCTGGGTGGCTTCAGAGATGATCAGGCCCGAGCTGACGCGCTGGCGATAGTATTCACCCATCAGCGGCGTTGGAATATCGCCCGGCTCGATGCTGCGCAGACGGGTAAGGGGTGCCATAAAGACACGGTTGGGTGCAACGATCGCGCCCACTTTAAGCGGGGTGAATAATTTTTCGGCTGACATAGTGGCTCCTGAGTAGACCGGTCGTCTAGTAATTAGTGAAATAAAAACGCCTGTTATACGCCAGGCGTTGCAAGGATGTTCTTCACATGGTCCAGCGCGCTCTCCAGCGGCAGCGCGCTGCGGGATATTTTGGCCTGCAGGTTAGCGCCCAGCCACAGGGAATAGAGCACCTGGGCCTGGGTGAGCGGTTCGCCGACGAAGGTCAGTGACTTTTCATCACGCCCTTTCGCCAGCGCCTGCGCCAGCAGGGCGATCACGCCCGTGGCGCCTTTATCCATCGCCGTGCGCATATCTTCGGAAAGATCGCACACTTCGGCTGAGAGTTTAACCGTCAGACAGCCGCTGATAATGCCCTGAGCACAGAACTGGGCCAGCGTCTCCTGGTAATAAGCCAGAACACGATCGCGACAGTTGCCCTTGCCAGTGGCGAAGTGCGTAGCCAGACGCTGATGGTAGCCCGCATAGTGGCGCTCCAGCAAAGCAACGCCAAACGCCTCTTTGGAGCGGAAGTAGTGATAGAACGACCCCTTCGGCACATCGGCGGTTTTCAGCAGTTCGCTCAACCCCATTCCGGTAAACCCGCGGTGCATGCACAGCCGCTCGCCGGTCGCCAGAAGGTGTTCGCGTGTATCGTGTTCAGTATGCTTATTCATGTCGTCAATGTAGTAGACCAATCGGTCTAATGCAAGCGTTAAGTTTGACGGCAGTGGGCGAGCAGATCCATTTGCGGCTGATAGACCGACGTCCGGATGTTCATCATCCCCAACACCGTGGAGAACAGATTGTCCTGCGAAACCGCCTCTTTCGCCGCCTGGTCGCGCAGGCACTGCTCGTCAACGCCGAAGTTCTGTTTGTAGTCCTTTGAGAGCCAGAACATAAACGGAATGTGCGTCTGCTGCTCCGGGGCCAGCATATACGGCGTGCCGTGCAGATAGAGGCCGTTTTCCCCAAGCGATTCACCGTGATCGGAGAGATAGACCAGCGCCGTGTTCATCGTTGCCTGACGCGCTTTCAGGGCATCGATGGTTCGACTCACCACGCTGTCGGTATAGAGAATAGTATTGTCGTAGGTATTCATCAGCGCCTGATGATCGCAGTCCTGGATCTCATTGGTATCGCAGGTCGGGGTAAAGCGACGGTACTGCTCCGGGTAACGCTGATAGTAGGCCGGGCCGTGGCTGCCCATCAGGTGGATCACCAGCACTGTATCCTGTTTCAGGCCATCCAGGGTGTCGTCCAGGCGATACAGATCCGCGTCGTCAATACAGGATTTGTCCTTACAGAACTGGTCCAGCTTCCACTGGGTCATGTCGGTGTGCGGGATGCGATCGCAGGCGCCTTTACACCCGCCGTCGTTATCCCGCCACAGCAGGTTGATCCCGGCGTGATTCAGCACATCCATCAAACCTTCCTGATGATGCGCCAGGTCGGCATCGTATTTTTTGCGCGGCATCCCGGAGAACATGCAGGGCACGGAGACGGCGGTTTCGGTGCCGCAGGAGGAGGCCTGCGGGAAGTTAATCACATTCTCTTTTTTCAGCTCAGGGTTGGTATCACGGTTATAACCGTTCAGGGAATAGTTTTCCGCCCGGGAGGCTTCCCCGACCACCAGCACCAGCACGGTTTTTTTCTGCTGCGCCAGCAGCAGCGGGCCTTTACGCGCATCTTCACCGAGACGGATCAAGGTCTGGTCACCGGCAAACCAGCGCGCCTTGCTGTATTTGGCGATGGCGCTGACGTAGTTGGCCGGGGTCACCATCTTGACGATGCCTTTGTTATTGCGGAACAGCGAGGCATAGTCCTTATAAAAGACCGCTGCCACCAGAACGATGACCACCAGACTTGCGAGAATAGCCGCGAGACGCATTAACAGCGTCTGCCACCATTTACCGGGGCGGATGCGGATCAACGCCAGCACGACGGAAGGCACCAGGCCGGCGACAACCAGCCACAGCACCAGCTGCGGGGTGAGCAGCGCCGTGGCCTCCTGAGAGTTGGTCTCAAAGACGTTGACCATCATGTTCTGGTCAATCACCGCCCCGTAGGTGAACATAAACCAGGTTGCCGCCGCGCAGCCGAGGGTCAGCAGCACCAGCAGCGGTTTACGGATCAGGGGAATATTCAGGATGCTGAATACAATAACCCAGCCGCAGAACAGCACCAGCGGCACCGTGAGGGCGAAAAGCACGTCATGCAGCCGGGCGGGAGAGATCACCTGCCAGCTGCGATGAATAAACAGGGCATTCAACAGGGTAAATAAGAGCGCACAGCCCAGCGTAAATTTTGTATCGTTACACTGTAACTTTTTAAGGGTCAGCATCATCGTTAAACCAGATCGTAGTGATGAGGCGAGTATAGGGAGCGAAGATTAGTGAAACCTTAATGCCACAATTCTGTGGTTGACCTCTTGCGTTACCCGGACTTAAGGTCTTCACTTTACTCAATCTTGGGTTTTGGGAGGGTCGTGTGGCTGAACAACTGGAGTTCTTTCCCGTCCAGAGCCCGTGCAGGGGTATCTGCCAGTCTGACGAGCGAGGTTTTTGTCGCGGCTGCATGCGCACTCGGGAGGAGCGTTTTAACTGGCAAGCCTTCAGCGATGCCCAGAAGCAGGAGGTCCTGCGCCTGTGCCGTCAGCGTCTTTTGCGTAAATTGCGCGCAAACAAAGCCCCCGAAACCGAAGAACCGCAGCAACCCTCACTTTTTTAGCGCCGTAAATGCGTATACTCTCCCCAGACTTTTTTTGAGGAAATTGCTATGGTTCAGCGTATTACCCTTGCCCCGCAGGGCCCGGAGTTTTCCCGTTTTGTGATGGGTTACTGGCGTCTGATGGACTGGAATATGTCCGCCCAACAGCTGGTCAGCTTTATTGAAGAACATCTTGAGCTGGGGATCACTACCGTCGACCATGCCGATATCTACGGTGGTTATCAGTGTGAAGCCGCCTTCGGCGAGGCGATGAAGCTCTCTCCCGCGCTGCGTCAGCGGATGGAGATCGTCACCAAATGTGGCATCGCCACCACGGCCAAAGCGGAGCATGCGATCGGCCACTACATTACCGACCGCGACCATATTATCCGCAGTGCAGAGCAGTCCCTCACCAATCTGGCGACCGATTATCTTGACCTGCTGCTGATTCACCGCCCCGATCCATTGATGGATGCTGATGAAGTCGCTGAGGCCTTCCTCGCCCTGCATCAGAGCGGCAAGGTGCGTCATTTCGGCGTCTCCAACTTTACCCCGGCGCAGTTTACCCTGCTGCAATCGCGCCTGCCGTTCACCCTTGCGACCAACCAGGTCGAGATTTCGCCGGTTTACCAGCCGCTGCTGCTGGATGGCACCCTCGACCAGCTTCAGCAGCTGCGGATCCGTCCGATGGCCTGGTCCTGCCTCGGCGGCGGTCGTCTGTTTAATGACGACGCTTTCCAGCCGCTGCGCGATGAACTCGCTCAGGTGGCGCAGGAGCTGAATGCCGAAACCATCGAGCAGGTGGTGTACGCCTGGATTTTACGTCTGCCATCCCAGCCGCTGCCGATTATCGGTTCCGGTAAAATCGAGCGCGTGCGTTCAGCCCTCGACGCAGAGCAGCTGCAGATGACGCGCCAGCAGTGGTTCCGCATCCGTAAAGCCGCGCTGGGTTACGACGTGCCGTAATTCCGTATTTGTCTGATTTCCCGGTGAAATCATTGCCCCTGGTATAAACTTAAGGGGCAAAAAATAACCGAAGGAGGTCATATGAAGCGTTTTACTCTGGCAGCGTTGACGCTGGTGGTCTGTGCAGGTGCGCAGGCTGCCAGTGAAGAAGTAAAAATGAACCTCGTCACCTCACAGGGGATAGGTCAGTCCATCGGGACGGTGAAAATTACCGAAACGGAGAAAGGACTGGAGTTCTCCCCCGATCTTAAAGCCCTCCCACCGGGCGAACACGGTTATCATGTCCATGCCAAAGGCTCCTGCGAACCGGCCATGAAAGAGGGCAAACCGGCCGCCGCTGAGGCCGCGGGCGGACACCTCGATCCCCAGAACACCGGCAAGCATGAAGGGCCGGAAGGGATGGGCCACCTCGGCGATCTCCCTGCGCTGGTGGTGAACAATGACGGTAAAGCTACCGACCCGGTGGTCGCGCCGCGTCTGAAAAAGCTGGATGAGGTCAAAGGTAAGGCGCTGATGATCCACGTCGGCGGGGATAATATGTCGGATCAGCCCAAACCGCTCGGCGGTGGCGGTGAACGCTACGCCTGCGGTGTAATCTGATCGGTCAGGGTGCCCGGAGCGGGCGCCTGTTCCAGCTGGGACAGCGAACAGTGTAGTCGCCAGATCAGGGCCGCCAGCTCCTGCCCGGCCGGTTGCGGATGATGCCCCAGGGTGTCGCAGATACGCTGAAGCTCATCAAGGGTGGCGGCCAGGGGCTGCTGCTGTACCCCGCGCTCGCTCATGATATCGCGCAGGAGCGACACGGCGACATCCCGCACCTGCGCCAGCGGATCCGAGCGGGTCTCCCAGCCGCGCAGCTGCCAGACCACATGGCTGCAGTTGAGCAGCACTACGCCCCAGCGCAGCAGCCAGCGGCGCGAGAGCGCATCCTTACTGCTGTTGAGCTGGTTCACATGGTGATACACCAGCGATTCGTAACCATTTTCACTCAGCTGCGGCCTGCGGCTGAGCTGATCGACAAACCCCCGTCGCAGCTCCCGGATATGACGGCGGCTTTTCCGCGCATCCGAGCCCGGCCTGAGTACCGCAAAAGCCAGCCACGTCAGCCCCACGCCAAGAATTTTCGCCAGGTCGTCGTTGAGGAAATCGGCAAAGTCATACACCGGCGGGTTGGTCACTGAAATAAACGACCCCATAAAGACGATCAGCTGCCCCCACAGCCCGGCAAGGGCGGGCATCTGCTGTTTAAGCAGCTGCATGGTGGTCAGCAGCGGAAACAGAAACAGCAGGAACAGCCACAGATCGGAGATTTGCACCATCAGGCCAAATTTGACCACAAAGCTGAACAGCGAGAGCAGGATCAGCGTCCGCAGCAGCAGCGTGAGTGAATTAAAGGGCGAGGCCGCCACCGAGTAGAGTACGCTGCTGATCGCCGCCAGCGT
Coding sequences within it:
- the rnt gene encoding ribonuclease T; this translates as MSDNAQLTGLCDRFRGFYPVVIDVETAGFNAKTDALLEIAAITLKMDEQGDLLPDSTLHFHVEPFEGANLQPEALAFNGIDPHNPLRGAVSEYEALHAIFKMVRKGMKDQNCNRAIMVAHNATFDHSFMMAAAERASLKRNPFHPFVTFDTAALSGLALGQTVLSKACITAGIEFDGTQAHSALYDTERTTELFCEIVNRWKRLGGWPLPEADSNA
- the sodC gene encoding superoxide dismutase [Cu-Zn] SodC, producing the protein MKRFTLAALTLVVCAGAQAASEEVKMNLVTSQGIGQSIGTVKITETEKGLEFSPDLKALPPGEHGYHVHAKGSCEPAMKEGKPAAAEAAGGHLDPQNTGKHEGPEGMGHLGDLPALVVNNDGKATDPVVAPRLKKLDEVKGKALMIHVGGDNMSDQPKPLGGGGERYACGVI
- the grxD gene encoding monothiol glutaredoxin 4 — its product is MSTTIEKIQQQIAENPILLYMKGSPKLPSCGFSAQAVQALSACGERFAYVDILQNPDIRAELPKYANWPTFPQLWVDGELVGGCDILIEMYQRGELQQLIKETAAKYKSEEPGAE
- a CDS encoding alkene reductase is translated as MSAEKLFTPLKVGAIVAPNRVFMAPLTRLRSIEPGDIPTPLMGEYYRQRVSSGLIISEATQISAQAKGYAGAPGLHSPEQIAAWKKITDGVHAEEGRIAVQLWHTGRISHSSIQPGGEAPVSASALNAGTRTSLRDENGHAIRVDTTTPRALELDEIPGIVNDFRQAVANAREAGFDLVELHGAHGYLLHQFLSPSSNQRTDQYGGSVENRARLVLEVIDAVSQEWSADRIGIRVSPIGSFQNVDNGPNEEADALYLIEELAKRGIAYLHMSEPDWAGGEPYTDAFRQKVRDVFPGVIIGAGAYTPEKAEDLINKGLIDAVAFGRAYIANPDLVARLERKAELNPQRPESFYGGGAEGYTDYPSL
- the eptA gene encoding phosphoethanolamine transferase EptA is translated as MLTLKKLQCNDTKFTLGCALLFTLLNALFIHRSWQVISPARLHDVLFALTVPLVLFCGWVIVFSILNIPLIRKPLLVLLTLGCAAATWFMFTYGAVIDQNMMVNVFETNSQEATALLTPQLVLWLVVAGLVPSVVLALIRIRPGKWWQTLLMRLAAILASLVVIVLVAAVFYKDYASLFRNNKGIVKMVTPANYVSAIAKYSKARWFAGDQTLIRLGEDARKGPLLLAQQKKTVLVLVVGEASRAENYSLNGYNRDTNPELKKENVINFPQASSCGTETAVSVPCMFSGMPRKKYDADLAHHQEGLMDVLNHAGINLLWRDNDGGCKGACDRIPHTDMTQWKLDQFCKDKSCIDDADLYRLDDTLDGLKQDTVLVIHLMGSHGPAYYQRYPEQYRRFTPTCDTNEIQDCDHQALMNTYDNTILYTDSVVSRTIDALKARQATMNTALVYLSDHGESLGENGLYLHGTPYMLAPEQQTHIPFMFWLSKDYKQNFGVDEQCLRDQAAKEAVSQDNLFSTVLGMMNIRTSVYQPQMDLLAHCRQT
- a CDS encoding TetR/AcrR family transcriptional regulator produces the protein MNKHTEHDTREHLLATGERLCMHRGFTGMGLSELLKTADVPKGSFYHYFRSKEAFGVALLERHYAGYHQRLATHFATGKGNCRDRVLAYYQETLAQFCAQGIISGCLTVKLSAEVCDLSEDMRTAMDKGATGVIALLAQALAKGRDEKSLTFVGEPLTQAQVLYSLWLGANLQAKISRSALPLESALDHVKNILATPGV
- a CDS encoding DUF1289 domain-containing protein — protein: MAEQLEFFPVQSPCRGICQSDERGFCRGCMRTREERFNWQAFSDAQKQEVLRLCRQRLLRKLRANKAPETEEPQQPSLF
- the gloA gene encoding lactoylglutathione lyase; the encoded protein is MRLLHTMLRVGDLQRSIEFYTNVLGMTLLRTSENPEYKYSLAFVGYGEESEEAVIELTYNWGVDSYELGTAYGHIALEVDNAAEACERIRSNGGNVTREAGPVKGGTTVIAFVEDPDGYKIELIEAKDAGRGLGN
- a CDS encoding aldo/keto reductase family oxidoreductase, which codes for MVQRITLAPQGPEFSRFVMGYWRLMDWNMSAQQLVSFIEEHLELGITTVDHADIYGGYQCEAAFGEAMKLSPALRQRMEIVTKCGIATTAKAEHAIGHYITDRDHIIRSAEQSLTNLATDYLDLLLIHRPDPLMDADEVAEAFLALHQSGKVRHFGVSNFTPAQFTLLQSRLPFTLATNQVEISPVYQPLLLDGTLDQLQQLRIRPMAWSCLGGGRLFNDDAFQPLRDELAQVAQELNAETIEQVVYAWILRLPSQPLPIIGSGKIERVRSALDAEQLQMTRQQWFRIRKAALGYDVP